ATGCAGTTCTTGATCTTGCTTGTGGGAAGGTACTTTTTCTGTATTGTCACCTGAATTATCTGGCAGCAAAGACCTGTTAAGTTTCTAGGTGGTAATTATCAAGTAGTCATGCATCTTATTTTGACGTTTTGTTTAAACCAGGGTGGTGATCTCATCAAATGGGATAAAGCAAAGATTGGATATTACGTTGGTATTGATATTGCCAATGGTTCAGTAAGTTCCTGCCGGATGAAtactttttttggtttttctgTGCTTGCCGCTGCAAGTCATACTGTCAGAGTTCCCTTTCAGCAAGCAATCTACTCGTTTAACATTTATATGACTTTCTAGAAGACGCCATTATTTGATGGCTTATACAGGTGGAAAGATGCTTTTTACCTGTACTTAGATGTTTTGCAGTTCAGCAttgttaaatattattcattGAACTTCTGAAGGTTGCTATGCTATTAGCAGTTGGAGTGGTGCTTTAAGTGAAGTATAGTACACGGTACACCAAGGATATTCTAAGCCATACGGTGGGACTTTACATCCCACCTGGTCGCCAGGGTCTCTTTAGTTCATAAAGCGGTtcaataaagagaaataaaggagaaaaacataTCCTCATTCCAATTTGCGGTTCCATAATGATTTGGTgccactaaattgacatgtactCAGAGTTATCACAAAAAGAAAATTGGCCTGTATTCAGTCAGAATTCACTCATTATATAGGTTTATGTTTCTGTTTGTTAAAAGTTGCTTTAAGTAATAATGCACATgacttgtttttgtttttcttcagtCTTTTTACATAGGAGTCCTAGTCAAATTGGGATTCCTAATTTTGGTAGAAAATTGTttgttgttttctatttttataatATCAAATCGGACTGCTTTATTATGGTAATTTTGACCTACTTTCAGTTGTAATAGCCCTATTTAAGTTaggaattgataaaaaaaattatggtgctttatcaaaaaagaaaaaaaaaaaactctctgaTTCTCTTCTTCTCTAACTCATCTCTGTTTTCAGCCGCTAAGTTCTTGCCTCTCCTTGCTACGTTATTTTAACAGTATtaaaaccaacaattggtatctaGAGCTATTTTTCTTGAGGGACCTGTAAGTGAAGAGATGGATTCTGAAAATAGTTTGTCACGAATGGCTTCACCCGTTTTTGATGgtgaaaattattaattatggGTTGTGAGAATGGAAACTTACTTGGAGGCTCTTGATTTTTGGGAAGCTATAGAAGGATTATGAAATTAATCCGCTGTCAAATAATCTCACCATAGCCCAAATCAAGAGTcacaaagaaaagaaaaccaCGAAGTCTAAAGTGAAGGCAACTTTGTTTGCTTCTGTTTCAACAACTATTTTTACAAGAATTATGTCTTTCACATCaccaaaagaaatttgggattatctGAAGAAAGAATATGCTGGAG
The window above is part of the Capsicum annuum cultivar UCD-10X-F1 unplaced genomic scaffold, UCD10Xv1.1 ctg53120, whole genome shotgun sequence genome. Proteins encoded here:
- the LOC124893008 gene encoding mRNA cap guanine-N7 methyltransferase 1-like: IKSVLIQLYTKRGDAVLDLACGKGGDLIKWDKAKIGYYVGIDIANGSVSSCRMNTFFGFSVLAAASHTVRVPFQLLCY